The genomic stretch ACCATCTTCCTCAAATGAAATATTAGGCATTATATAACTTACCATACTCCCCAACATACCAACTAAATCAGGCTCACCCTCTTCAACAATATACTCCGGTTCTACATTCAAAAATAATTTCTTAACATCCCACTTTGCCTTCATAGAAGACTTTACTTTCAATGTCAGATTCAATCCCAATTTATCACCATCAATTGTTCCATTAAGAGCCACTTCCCGATTAGCATTTGAATTTACACCTGTAATCTTATTTCCTTCACGAATAATAGTAAACTCAGTTTCATTTTCTCCTGGAAGGGCTTGTTTTAATGTCAAAACAGAACCATTCAAAACGGCCTCTCTATCAGAAAAATTAATACCACCTACAGAAAGGGACAAACTATCACCATTATAAGTTCGAACCTTATCATCGTCATCATCATTACAACTCGCAAAAAATGTTACACCTAAAATCAACAACAATAAAAATTTGTTTTTCATACTTCATTAAATATTAATTAAACATTGACTTATCCGTCCTCTCTTTAAATATTCATGCAAACAATAAATCTTCATTTATTGCACCATGCAGCCTTATTATCAGCAAAAAACGTGCAAATTTAATCAAGTGTTACAAGAGAAATACATTTTTAACACTTTCCTGGTCGTATATATTTAATTTTCTGACGGTTATTATTTCCAACTTTTTAAATCCAGACTATTTAGCCTAAACCTAAAACATAGCAAAATTCAACCTACTACAACTTTTTTCTCTCCCTAGCCAAAAACAAAGCCCATTAATACTATTGTCCGAATATACATTAAATGCATACCCGGACAATAACTAACAAATTTTCTAAAAATTTCTTTTCCGCCTAATCAACAAATATACTCTCAAACTACTCCGCCCCCTTAAATTGCAGACCGACCTGCATCTCAGTCGTTGCCTCCAACGCTCCCGGTAGATTCTCTAAAATCGGTCCAACAGGAACAGATATTGTCTTCCCAATAAAAGTTGCTTCAAAAGCTGTATCTCCCGGAATCAACCCCTCTACCAAAGGTAATAGAGGACCTAATTGTTTCAACAGCACTTGATCCAGATAAACATACAAAGCTCCTTTACCGTCTCCTTCAGTCTTTTCAAACTGAACGGGAATTCCATTCGTCAACAATTGTTCTATAGCCCCAAGAATCGGATCTGTATCCGTTGAACGTCCTTCCTGATCCATATCTACCTGTCGCATGATCATATCCAAGCTTAGAAACACGTAACAAACACCATCTTTCACACAATACTGTGCTAAATTTAAGGGTGACATCTGCCAATCAGCCTCCGGTTCCGGATTTTCTTCTGTTGCAGTAGCCGTATTATAAGCTGCCACGATATTTCCATCTTCCCTGAAAGTTACGTTCTGCAAATAATTTTTCAACTCTTTTGATAACATCGTAGGAGCCATTGTTGCCAACAAACCCGTAGTGAGTTTCATTTTAGTAAATCCCAAATCGACTTCCGTCAAAAGATAATCATGAGGTTTCGTCCATGACATTTTTACCGCTGAAAAATCCCATGTCTTCATCAACTCATTCTGGGCAAACTTCACGTTCACGTTCATCGTCAACTTCCCTTTCACGATAGAGCCTTCCAAAGTCACTGTCCGGGAATCATTTTTATTCTCGGCAGAGAACGTATAAACCGAACTGCTAGACTCCAAGGGGACACTAGAGAATACGGTTTCACTCTCTCCCGGAACAACCCCTTGCAATTTCAAGGTTGCACTCTTTCCATCCGCAGAATTAAAATCAACAGATTTTCCGATAAAGACAGCGTTACTATACTTCAAATCTAACACCCGATCCGTACTCGTTGTAGAATAAATCCCGTTAAAATCTTTCGGCGTATCTTTATTGTCACTATCGCTACAACTAGCAAAAAATACAATTCCTAAAACAATTAATAATAAAAACTTGTTCTTCATAACATTTCATTTAACTATTTATAATAACCCCACACTACCTATATAAAGAATATTCCATATAAATCATTTTCCACAAAAAGAGAGTCACATCACCATATGCAACATAACTCTCTAAATCATCTTGTACAATATTACTATTCTGCGGTCTTCTTTTGCGTCAACACCAA from Butyricimonas virosa encodes the following:
- a CDS encoding DUF4925 domain-containing protein is translated as MKNKFLLLIVLGIVFFASCSDSDNKDTPKDFNGIYSTTSTDRVLDLKYSNAVFIGKSVDFNSADGKSATLKLQGVVPGESETVFSSVPLESSSSVYTFSAENKNDSRTVTLEGSIVKGKLTMNVNVKFAQNELMKTWDFSAVKMSWTKPHDYLLTEVDLGFTKMKLTTGLLATMAPTMLSKELKNYLQNVTFREDGNIVAAYNTATATEENPEPEADWQMSPLNLAQYCVKDGVCYVFLSLDMIMRQVDMDQEGRSTDTDPILGAIEQLLTNGIPVQFEKTEGDGKGALYVYLDQVLLKQLGPLLPLVEGLIPGDTAFEATFIGKTISVPVGPILENLPGALEATTEMQVGLQFKGAE